In the genome of Populus trichocarpa isolate Nisqually-1 chromosome 6, P.trichocarpa_v4.1, whole genome shotgun sequence, one region contains:
- the LOC7479509 gene encoding carbon catabolite repressor protein 4 homolog 1 — translation MLSVLRVHLPSDIPIVGCELTPYVVLRRPDKDYITDDVPESAPLDGHFLRYKWYRIQSDRKVAVCSVHPSEHATLQCIGCVKAKIPVAKSYHCSPKCFSDAWQHHRVLHDRAASAVNENGNEEEELFGRYNSSGSGVLNTSLSGSASSASLTNGSTPLYPAAVTQRSGETWFEVGRSKIYTPSADDIGHVLKFECVVVDAETKLPVGHPNTLLTSRVIPAPSPTPRRLIPVSGLDAMVPLDLDGRISSTGTFTVLSYNILSDVYATNETYSYCPSWALSWPYRRQNLLREIVGYRADIVCLQEVQSDHYEEFFAPELDKHGYQALYKRKTNEVYAGNTHTIDGCATFFRRDRFSHVKKYEVEFNKAAQSLTDALVPSAQRKTALNRLVKDNVALIVVLEAKFSNQGVDNPGKRQLLCVANTHINVHQDLKDVKLWQVLTLLKGLEKIAASADIPMLVCGDFNSVPGSAPHSLLAMGKVDPLHPDLVVDPLGILRPHNKLTHQLPLVSAYSSFARVGVGLGSDQQRRRMDATTNEPLFTNCTRDFIGALDYIFYTADSLMVESLLELLDEESLRKDTALPSPEWSSDHIALLAEFRCKNRPRR, via the exons atgcTGAGCGTGCTGCGTGTGCATCTTCCATCGGATATTCCTATTGTTGGCTGTGAGTTAACGCCGTATGTTGTTTTACGGCGACCTGATAAGGATTATATTACCGATGATGTGCCCGAGTCTGCCCCTCTTGACGGTCATTTCTTGAGATATAAGTG GTATCGGATACAGAGTGATAGAAAAGTTGCTGTATGTAGTGTACATCCATCTGAGCATGCTACACTGCAGTGTATAGGTTGTGTTAAGGCCAAAATACCTGTTGCCAAAAGTTACCATTGCTCTCCCAAGTGCTTCTCTGATGCATGGCAGCATCATCGTGTTCTACATGATCGAGCTGCAAGTGCTGTAAATGAAAATGGAAATGAGGAGGAAGAGTTGTTTGGGCGTTATAATAGCTCAGGATCTGGAGTTCTTAATACTAGTTTATCTGGTTCTGCATCAAGTGCTAGCTTGACAAATGGTTCCACGCCTTTGTATCCTGCGGCGGTGACACAGAGGAGTGGTGAAACTTGGTTTGAGGTTGGGCGTTCCAAAATATATACACCATCAGCTGATGATATTGGCCATGTTCTCAAGTTTGAATGCGTTGTGGTAGATGCAGAAACTAAATTACCTGTAGGACATCCAAACACACTATTAACTTCCCGTGTCATTCCAGCCCCCTCCCCAACTCCACGTCGTTTGATCCCAGTTAGTGGACTTGATGCAATGGTGCCTTTAGATTTGGATGGTCGTATCTCATCAACTGGAACCTTTACTGTGCTCTCATACAACATTTTATCTGATGTGTATGCTACAAATGAAACATACAGTTATTGTCCTTCATGGGCTCTTTCTTGGCCATATCGTCGACAGAACTTACTGAGGGAAATAGTTGGCTATCGTGCAGACATTGTTTGTCTTCAGGAG GTACAAAGTGATCATTATGAGGAATTTTTTGCCCCTGAGCTGGACAAGCATGGTTATCAAGCCCTATATAAGAGAAAAACTAACGAG GTCTATGCTGGAAATACCCATACAATTGATGGTTGTGCAACATTTTTCCGCAGAGATAGATTTtcacatgttaaaaaatatgag GTTGAATTTAATAAGGCTGCTCAGTCTTTGACTGATGCGCTGGTTCCAAGTGCTCAAAGAAAAACTGCTCTAAATCGATTAGTTAAG GATAATGTTGCATTAATAGTTGTTCTGGAAGCAAAATTTAGTAATCAAGGAGTTGATAATCCTGGGAAGCGGCAGCTACTTTGTGTT GCAAATACACATATAAATGTTCACCAGGATTTAAAGGATGTCAAGCTTTGGCAG GTCCTTACTCTCTTGAAAGGATTGGAGAAAATAGCTGCTAGTGCTGACATTCCTATGTTGGTGTGTGGAGATTTCAATTCAGTTCCTGGAAG TGCTCCCCATTCTCTTCTTGCAATGGGTAAGGTGGATCCATTGCATCCGGATTTAGTAGTAGACCCTCTTGGAATCTTACGGCCTCACAACAAGCTTACACATCAGCTGCCGCTG GTCAGTGCATACTCATCTTTTGCAAGAGTGGGCGTTGGTCTTGGTTCAGATCAGCAGAGGAGGAGAATGGACGCTACAACAAATGAACCCTTATTTACGAATTGCACTAGAGACTTTATCGGTGCCCtagattatatattttacaCAG cGGACTCTTTAATGGTGGAGTCTTTGTTGGAACTATTGGATGAGGAAAGCTTGAGGAAAGACACAGCCCTTCCTTCTCCAGAGTGGTCTTCAGATCATATAGCACTTCTTGCTGAATTTCGTTGCAAGAATAGACCAAGACGTTGA